A DNA window from Pogona vitticeps strain Pit_001003342236 chromosome 2, PviZW2.1, whole genome shotgun sequence contains the following coding sequences:
- the MGAT1 gene encoding alpha-1,3-mannosyl-glycoprotein 2-beta-N-acetylglucosaminyltransferase, producing the protein MLKKSSLILWGVVLFVAWHALILFFLWTRPQSFSDHTRLTEEVIRLAQDAEVELERQKDLLHQIYRYSALWSRRKANEAQRLRLSAAAASTQPSTIAPLSRRSQISPDAILPVIVIACDRSTVRRCLDKLLHYRPSKERFPIIVSQDCGHEETARVIASYGDAIMHIKQPNLSDIPVPTDHRKFQGYYKIARHYRWALSQVFRTFKYQAAIVVEDDLEVAPDFFEYFQATFPLLLTDPNLWCISAWNDNGKEQMVDAAHPELLYRTDFFPGLGWLLLADLWDELEPKWPKAFWDDWMRQPEQRRGRSCIRPEVSRTMTFGRKGVSHGQFFDQYLKFIKLNDRFVPFTQMDLSYLKKDEYERSFLAQVYGAPELRVEELQGNQRRELGTVRVQYTTRDSFKAFAKALGVMDDLKSGVPRAGYQGIVSFLYRGRRVYLAPPSDWTGYDPSWS; encoded by the coding sequence ATGCTGAAGAAAAGCAGCCTGATTCTCTGGGGCGTGGTGCTTTTTGTGGCTTGGCACGCcctaatcctcttcttcctgtggACTCGGCCTCAGTCCTTTTCTGACCATACTCGCCTCACCGAAGAGGTAATTCGTCTGGCCCAGGACGCAGAGGTGGAACTGGAGCGCCAGAAGGACCTCTTGCACCAGATCTACCGTTACAGTGCCCTTTGGAGCAGGAGAAAGGCGAATGAGGCCCAGAGGCTCCGCCTCTCCGCCGCTGCAGCATCCACCCAGCCTTCCACTATTGCACCTTTGTCACGTCGCAGTCAGATCTCCCCCGATGCCATTCTGCCGGTGATCGTGATTGCCTGTGACCGTAGCACAGTCCGTCGTTGTCTAGACAAGCTGTTACATTACCGTCCTTCCAAGGAACGGTTTCCTATCATTGTGAGCCAGGACTGTGGGCATGAGGAGACAGCCAGGGTCATCGCCTCCTATGGAGACGCAATCATGCACATCAAGCAGCCAAACCTCAGTGATATCCCTGTGCCCACTGACCACCGCAAATTCCAGGGCTATTACAAGATTGCTCGACATTACCGCTGGGCCTTGAGCCAGGTCTTTCGGACCTTCAAGTACCAAGCCGCCATTGTAGTGGAGGATGACCTGGAGGTCGCTCCAGATTTTTTTGAATACTTCCAGGCCACTTTTCCTCTCCTGCTAACGGACCCGAATCTTTGGTGTATCTCTGCCTGGAATGACAATGGCAAGGAACAGATGGTCGATGCGGCCCATCCGGAGCTGCTTTACCGTACGGACTTTTTCCCTGGGCTGGGCTGGCTTTTGCTCGCTGACCTCTGGGACGAGCTGGAGCCCAAATGGCCCAAGGCCTTCTGGGATGATTGGATGCGGCAGCCTGAGCAGCGGCGGGGCCGTTCGTGCATCAGGCCTGAGGTGTCCCGTACCATGACTTTTGGGCGTAAAGGTGTGAGCCACGGTCAGTTCTTTGACCAGTACCTGAAGTTCATCAAGCTCAACGACCGCTTCGTGCCTTTCACCCAGATGGACCTTTCTTACCTCAAGAAGGATGAGTACGAGCGCTCATTCCTTGCCCAAGTCTACGGTGCCCCTGAGCTGCGAGTGGAAGAGCTGCAGGGAAACCAGCGCCGGGAGCTGGGCACCGTCCGGGTGCAGTATACCACCCGGGACTCCTTCAAGGCCTTTGCAAAAGCCTTGGGCGTCATGGACGACCTCAAGTCGGGAGTGCCCCGTGCGGGTTACCAGGGCATTGTCAGCTTCCTTTATCGAGGACGCCGCGTTTACTTAGCACCTCCTTCAGACTGGACAGGATATGACCCCAGCTGGAGTTAG